Proteins found in one Balaenoptera musculus isolate JJ_BM4_2016_0621 chromosome 4, mBalMus1.pri.v3, whole genome shotgun sequence genomic segment:
- the DNAJC28 gene encoding dnaJ homolog subfamily C member 28, translating into MMAQILRSHLINASLIPNRMKMGPYLGVIRTRMMSTHKSKKKMREYYRLLNLDEGCSADDVRESFRKLAKQYHPDGGSSTADSATFIRIEEAYRKVLSHVIEQTNARQSKVEETEEEEKKIKYNTPQHRHYLSFEGIGFGTPSQREKQYRQFRADRATEQVMEYQKQKLQSQYFTDSVTVKDVRHSKEQKITQAIERLVEDLIQESMAKGDFDNLSGKGKPLKKFSGCSYIDPMTHNLNRILIDNGYQPEWILMQKEIKDTIDQLREAILVSRKKLGNPMTPTEQKQWNQVCEQFQENIKKLNKRINDFNLIVPLLTRQKVHFDAQKEIARAQEIYETFIKTQEVTDKNPNNFDQGEGEKTPGVKTGFFNWMNVWQFIKI; encoded by the coding sequence ATGATGGCTCAAATCTTAAGATCTCACCTGATAAATGCTTCATTGATTCCTAACCGAATGAAAATGGGTCCATATCTTGGTGTCATTAGAACTAGAATGATGTCAACTCataaatccaaaaagaagatgaGAGAATATTATAGGCTGCTGAATCTGGATGAAGGATGCTCTGCAGATGATGTCAGGGAATCTTTTCGTAAGCTTGCCAAGCAATACCATCCAGACGGTGGCTCTAGTACTGCTGATTCTGCAACGTTTATAAGGATCGAAGAAGCTTATAGGAAGGTGCTTTCCCACGTGATAGAACAAACAAATGCCAGACAGAGTAAagttgaagaaacagaagaagaagaaaaaaaaatcaaatataacacACCCCAACACCGGCATTATTTAAGTTTTGAGGGTATTGGTTTTGGGACTCCAAGTCAACGAGAGAAGCAGTACAGGCAATTTAGAGCAGACCGTGCAACTGAGCAAGTGATGGAATACCAAAAGCAGAAACTGCAAAGCCAGTATTTCACCGATAGTGTAACTGTTAAAGATGTAAGACACAGTAAGGAACAAAAGATAACTCAAGCAATAGAACGTTTGGTGGAGGATCTCATTCAGGAATCAATGGCAAAAGGAGACTTTGACAATCTCAGTGGGAAAGGAAAACCTCTAAAAAAATTTTCTGGCTGTTCATATATTGATCCCATGACTCACAACCTGAACAGAATATTGATAGATAATGGATACCAACCAGAATGGATCCTAatgcaaaaggaaataaaggatacTATTGATCAACTCAGAGAGGCAATTTTAGTGTCAAGGAAAAAACTTGGGAATCCAATGACACCAACTGAACAGAAACAGTGGAACCAAGTTTGTGAGCAGTTTCAAGAAAacatcaaaaaactaaacaagCGAATTAATGACTTTAATTTAATTGTTCCCCTTCTGACCAGGCAAAAAGTCCATTTTGATGCACAGAAAGAAATTGCCAGAGCCCAGGAAATATATGAGACCTTTATAAAAACACAAGAAGTCACAGATAAAAACCCAAATAACTTTGatcagggagaaggagagaaaacacCTGGAGTCAAGACAGGTTTCTTTAACTGGATGAATGTGTGgcagtttattaaaatatga